A single genomic interval of Alteromonas sp. BL110 harbors:
- a CDS encoding radical SAM protein, whose amino-acid sequence MACSPGTTRNQQLASTRKRMGEHFTPNQLLGRTHTIGCVAVEITQKCNLDCTLCYLSEHSQAVRDIPIQEVFKRLDNVLKHYGLGTSVQITGGDPTLRKRSELIDIVAYANQLGLHTALFTNGIAATRDLLTELAEAGLNDVAFHVDTTQERKGYDDEQSLNAIREDYIERAKGLGLMVIFNTTVHTDNFKELPMLVDFFVQHAGAVSFASFQLQAETGRGEWGARTDVVDPLTVKAAIEKTISKALPWEKVRIGHSDCHSYMPTLVADNQVYSVVDNAQLFAQFIEDFKHIQTTRQHGTAKIIWDYSKALLARPLWIWKLAKATSAKLLEMRISLVKSRGRVHKLSFFVQNFMDASALQQDRIDACSFMVMTADGPVSMCKHNAERDEHILKPLSYTNHRGQVKQYQPLGERYREDNVIPIRLLANDEPVHEPIIGASNESISESPKVLNQGPSQELSQELSHELVHGVNNELGARASSVPSNQQTSEIG is encoded by the coding sequence ATGGCGTGCTCCCCTGGTACTACAAGAAATCAACAACTTGCTTCTACACGAAAGCGAATGGGTGAACATTTTACTCCCAATCAACTTTTGGGGCGAACGCACACCATTGGCTGTGTTGCTGTTGAAATCACGCAAAAATGTAATCTTGATTGCACCTTATGCTATTTGTCAGAGCATTCGCAAGCAGTTCGTGATATTCCCATTCAAGAAGTATTTAAGCGTTTAGACAACGTGCTTAAACACTATGGGCTCGGAACCAGTGTGCAAATTACAGGGGGCGACCCTACGTTAAGAAAACGCAGCGAGCTTATCGATATTGTTGCTTATGCAAATCAACTTGGCTTACATACGGCGCTTTTTACAAATGGTATTGCTGCCACAAGAGACCTGCTCACTGAGTTAGCCGAAGCTGGGCTTAACGACGTTGCATTCCACGTAGACACCACACAAGAGCGCAAAGGTTATGATGATGAGCAGTCGTTAAATGCTATTCGTGAAGATTACATAGAGCGGGCCAAAGGTCTGGGCCTTATGGTTATTTTTAACACCACAGTGCACACCGACAACTTCAAAGAACTGCCCATGCTGGTGGACTTTTTTGTACAACACGCAGGTGCAGTTAGTTTTGCTTCGTTTCAGCTTCAGGCTGAAACCGGTCGAGGCGAGTGGGGGGCACGAACTGATGTGGTCGACCCGCTTACTGTAAAAGCGGCCATTGAAAAAACGATATCTAAAGCTTTGCCGTGGGAAAAGGTACGTATAGGGCATAGCGATTGCCACAGCTACATGCCCACTTTAGTTGCCGATAATCAAGTCTATTCGGTAGTTGATAACGCGCAATTGTTTGCGCAATTTATTGAAGACTTTAAGCACATACAAACAACCCGGCAGCATGGCACCGCAAAGATTATATGGGATTACAGTAAAGCACTGCTTGCTCGCCCACTATGGATTTGGAAGCTCGCCAAAGCAACATCGGCCAAGCTGTTGGAAATGCGCATTAGTTTAGTTAAAAGTCGCGGGCGTGTGCATAAACTGTCGTTTTTCGTTCAAAACTTTATGGATGCCAGTGCGCTGCAGCAGGACAGAATTGATGCGTGTTCATTCATGGTAATGACAGCAGACGGCCCTGTTTCCATGTGTAAACATAACGCCGAGCGCGATGAGCATATATTGAAACCACTTTCTTACACCAACCATCGCGGGCAGGTAAAGCAATACCAGCCATTAGGAGAGCGCTATCGAGAAGATAACGTGATCCCTATTCGACTGCTTGCCAATGATGAGCCTGTTCACGAACCCATCATTGGGGCCTCAAACGAATCAATCAGTGAGTCACCTAAGGTGTTAAATCAAGGGCCAAGTCAAGAGTTAAGCCAAGAGCTAAGTCATGAGTTAGTTCACGGGGTTAATAACGAACTTGGCGCTAGAGCAAGTAGCGTTCCCTCAAATCAACAAACTTCAGAAATAGGATAA